One Nitrospira sp. genomic region harbors:
- a CDS encoding RNA polymerase sigma factor, translating to MSEESAQHLRTVVEELYRSQSRQVLATLIRLLGDFDAAEEAVHEAFTVAVEQWSRDGIPANPRAWLVSTGRFKAIDGMRRRARFDASLEELARQLESATASFDMDATDGPSVEDDRLRLIFTCCHPALTPEAQIAMTMREVCGLTTEEIARAFLTKPATIAQRIVRAKAKIRDARIPYDVPSPQDLPERLDAVLRVVYLVFNEGYSASSGDTVTRHDVSGEAIRLARVLMQLLPDPEVLGLLALLLLQDSRRAARVSESGDVVLLEDQDRTRWNRDQIAEGTALVQRALSMGEVGPYAIQSAIAATHARAPTASATDWGRIVGLYDVLLQAEPSPIVELNRAVAVAMRDGPAAGLALIDGLLARGELTTYHLAHAAKADLCRRLRQVDEARRSYERALSLTQQEPERRFLERRLVELAGPRP from the coding sequence ATGAGCGAAGAATCCGCGCAACATCTCCGGACGGTGGTCGAGGAGCTCTACCGGTCGCAGTCGCGGCAGGTCCTCGCCACGCTGATCCGCCTACTCGGCGATTTCGACGCAGCGGAAGAGGCCGTGCACGAAGCCTTCACGGTCGCCGTCGAACAATGGAGTCGGGACGGCATTCCGGCGAACCCCCGCGCCTGGCTGGTCTCCACGGGCCGCTTCAAAGCCATCGACGGTATGCGGCGTCGTGCGCGCTTCGACGCCTCCTTGGAAGAACTGGCCCGCCAGCTTGAATCTGCCACGGCCAGTTTCGACATGGACGCCACCGATGGGCCATCGGTGGAGGACGACCGGCTGCGGCTGATTTTTACCTGCTGCCATCCGGCTTTGACGCCGGAAGCGCAAATCGCAATGACCATGCGGGAGGTCTGCGGGCTGACGACGGAAGAGATCGCCCGGGCGTTTCTGACGAAACCGGCGACCATTGCGCAACGGATCGTGCGGGCCAAGGCCAAGATTCGCGATGCGCGCATCCCCTATGACGTGCCGTCACCACAGGATCTGCCGGAGCGATTGGATGCAGTCTTGCGTGTCGTCTACCTCGTGTTCAATGAGGGGTACTCGGCGTCCTCCGGGGATACGGTGACCCGTCACGATGTGTCCGGAGAAGCCATTCGCCTCGCCCGGGTTCTGATGCAGCTGCTTCCCGATCCTGAGGTGCTCGGTCTGCTCGCCCTGCTGCTCTTGCAGGATTCGCGGCGCGCGGCGCGGGTGTCCGAATCGGGGGACGTGGTTCTGCTCGAAGATCAGGATCGAACGCGGTGGAATCGGGACCAAATCGCCGAGGGAACAGCCCTCGTTCAGCGAGCGCTCTCGATGGGGGAAGTCGGCCCCTACGCCATTCAATCGGCCATCGCCGCGACCCACGCCCGGGCGCCCACCGCGTCCGCCACGGACTGGGGGCGTATCGTCGGTCTGTATGATGTGCTCCTGCAGGCTGAGCCGTCTCCGATTGTCGAACTCAACCGCGCGGTGGCGGTCGCGATGCGTGACGGTCCAGCAGCCGGGTTGGCCCTCATAGACGGCCTGCTTGCGCGAGGGGAACTGACGACCTATCACTTGGCGCATGCGGCCAAGGCGGACCTGTGTCGTCGATTGAGACAGGTCGATGAAGCACGCCGTTCCTACGAACGCGCCCTCAGCCTGACCCAACAAGAACCAGAACGGCGATTTTTGGAGCGAAGGCTGGTGGAGTTGGCCGGCCCACGTCCCTGA
- a CDS encoding hemerythrin domain-containing protein has translation MTVADREGSGPLTTVLAEDHRRLDALLHSATSAADHIDQAVYDQFRAGLLRHIGMEEKLLLPAVQRWRGGTPLPIAAKLRLDHSALATLLMPAPTAQILATIRQILSDHNRLEEGQDGLYAICDRLPAKEMESLLAALRAAPAVRVMPHSDSPAVMKTLEGALGRAGYCLEPIPMHTADEP, from the coding sequence GACAGGGAAGGGTCTGGTCCTCTCACGACCGTGCTGGCGGAGGATCATCGACGACTAGACGCGTTGTTGCATTCGGCGACCAGCGCTGCAGATCACATCGACCAGGCGGTCTACGATCAATTTCGCGCGGGGCTGCTGAGGCACATCGGTATGGAGGAAAAACTGTTGTTGCCGGCGGTGCAGCGTTGGCGGGGCGGAACACCTCTGCCGATTGCCGCGAAACTTCGGCTCGATCATAGTGCGTTGGCGACCTTGCTCATGCCTGCCCCGACGGCACAGATCCTTGCGACGATTCGACAGATCTTGTCTGACCACAACCGATTGGAGGAAGGCCAAGATGGTCTGTATGCCATCTGCGATCGTCTGCCGGCGAAGGAGATGGAGTCGCTGCTGGCGGCGCTGCGGGCGGCGCCCGCTGTCCGTGTCATGCCGCACTCCGACAGTCCGGCGGTGATGAAGACGCTGGAGGGCGCGCTGGGCAGGGCGGGTTACTGCCTGGAGCCGATCCCCATGCATACAGCGGACGAGCCATGA
- a CDS encoding metal-sulfur cluster assembly factor, translated as MENREAGADPRVMDALRQVVDPELGINIVDLGLVYGSEVRDGQVHVTMTMTTPACPMEELLMEMVHSSILRELPEARSVEVDLVWEPSWKPDMMSAAAKAQLGRT; from the coding sequence ATGGAGAACCGAGAAGCAGGAGCAGATCCGCGGGTGATGGACGCGTTGCGCCAAGTGGTGGATCCCGAGTTGGGGATCAACATCGTCGACTTGGGGTTGGTCTATGGCAGCGAGGTCCGTGATGGACAAGTCCATGTCACGATGACGATGACGACGCCCGCTTGTCCAATGGAAGAGTTGCTGATGGAGATGGTGCATTCCTCCATTTTACGCGAGCTTCCCGAAGCGCGTTCGGTGGAGGTCGACCTCGTGTGGGAGCCATCGTGGAAGCCGGACATGATGAGTGCGGCCGCCAAAGCTCAATTGGGGAGGACGTGA